In one Desulfoferula mesophila genomic region, the following are encoded:
- a CDS encoding branched-chain amino acid ABC transporter permease, whose product MISTIAYGLTLGGILYIISIGLSLTFGTMRIVNFAHALVYTVGAYVLVAVMPMLGGWFAPAAIFAVLGVIPLAWVIERFVVRSLYGESIDYAIIATYAVLLIGVDAIKWIWGATPIPLSDPINASVGFFGVDLPVYRLLIIGLSLLVALGMELFFNKTIIGKIVVAGLEDKEATLSLGINVAKYFSIVFVLGSCLAALGGVLYAPITTVHPYMGFQVLLLSFAVVLVGGLGSIRGTLISAFALGMVMSVTGRIWGPASEAMVFFVMAIVLVFKPVEV is encoded by the coding sequence ATGATCAGCACCATTGCCTACGGCCTTACCCTGGGCGGCATCCTCTACATCATCTCCATAGGGCTGTCGCTCACCTTCGGGACCATGCGCATCGTCAACTTCGCCCACGCCCTGGTCTACACCGTGGGAGCCTACGTGCTGGTGGCGGTAATGCCCATGCTGGGCGGCTGGTTCGCCCCTGCGGCCATCTTCGCGGTGCTGGGGGTCATTCCCCTGGCCTGGGTCATCGAGCGCTTCGTGGTGCGCAGCCTCTACGGCGAGTCCATCGACTACGCCATCATCGCCACCTACGCGGTGCTGCTCATCGGCGTGGACGCCATCAAGTGGATCTGGGGCGCCACCCCCATCCCCTTGTCCGACCCCATCAACGCCTCGGTGGGCTTTTTTGGCGTCGATCTTCCGGTGTATCGCCTTTTGATCATCGGCCTGTCGCTGTTGGTGGCTCTGGGAATGGAGCTGTTCTTCAACAAGACCATAATCGGCAAAATCGTGGTGGCGGGCCTGGAGGACAAGGAGGCCACCCTGAGCCTGGGCATCAACGTGGCCAAGTACTTCTCCATCGTGTTCGTGCTTGGTTCCTGCCTGGCCGCTCTGGGCGGGGTGCTCTACGCGCCCATCACCACGGTGCACCCCTACATGGGATTCCAGGTGCTGTTGCTTAGCTTCGCGGTCGTTCTGGTGGGTGGCCTGGGCAGCATCCGCGGCACCTTGATCTCAGCCTTTGCCTTGGGAATGGTCATGTCGGTCACCGGCCGCATCTGGGGCCCGGCCTCGGAGGCCATGGTCTTCTTCGTGATGGCCATCGTGCTGGTGTTCAAACCGGTGGAAGTCTAG
- a CDS encoding hydrogenase iron-sulfur subunit encodes MDACASKYPILILATEDCSYPGANSVGQAHQNYPDNTYIIRTPTPALFPEKFYLDCFAKGIGGIIIMSCGVECPYEGAYPALAKRVDKIYVLMKEQGLDIRRLRLTAICTVCNRAFIKEVNQMNQVVSELGAPGSEARAA; translated from the coding sequence ATGGATGCTTGCGCCAGCAAATATCCCATTCTGATCCTGGCCACCGAGGATTGCTCCTATCCGGGAGCCAACTCGGTGGGCCAGGCCCATCAGAACTACCCGGACAACACCTACATCATCCGCACCCCCACCCCGGCGTTGTTCCCCGAGAAGTTCTATTTGGACTGCTTCGCCAAGGGCATCGGCGGCATCATCATCATGTCCTGCGGGGTGGAGTGCCCCTACGAGGGGGCCTACCCGGCCCTGGCCAAGCGGGTGGACAAGATCTACGTCCTGATGAAGGAGCAAGGCCTGGACATCAGACGCCTGCGCCTGACCGCCATCTGCACGGTGTGCAACCGCGCCTTTATCAAAGAGGTGAACCAGATGAACCAGGTGGTGTCCGAGTTGGGCGCGCCGGGCAGCGAGGCGCGGGCGGCCTGA
- a CDS encoding (Fe-S)-binding protein, whose translation MAEFPFLEVNEAIRLYGGEDLNACMQCGLCASVCPWREVESPFFARQMIRMGQLGLEGYESDEVLFGCTTCDKCVINCPREVDIIGIMRAMRSMVSEAGIRPETLKAASGSCHANGNPWSGKREDRLAWTKGIEVPKYGPDTEYLLFVCCTSCYDQRSQNIARSLVKLLDAAGVSYGIIGQEESCCGESIRKSGDEELFNKLATSNIELFAREGVKKIITTSPHCLKTFTSEYPELGGDYEVVHSSQLLAHLVSEGKLKLKGKDGRKVAFHDPCYLGRHSNVFSEPRELLDAAGAEVVPMAREEKFSLCCGGGGGRVWMETPQEQRFSVLRVQEAAQAGAEVLATSCPYCISLLEDSRKTEGLEDSLEVLEVSELLARDLA comes from the coding sequence ATGGCGGAATTCCCCTTTCTGGAAGTAAACGAGGCCATCCGGCTATACGGCGGCGAGGACCTCAACGCCTGCATGCAGTGCGGCTTGTGCGCCTCGGTCTGCCCTTGGCGGGAGGTGGAGAGCCCATTTTTCGCCCGCCAGATGATCCGTATGGGCCAGCTGGGGCTGGAAGGCTACGAGTCAGACGAGGTGCTTTTCGGCTGCACCACCTGCGACAAGTGCGTGATCAACTGCCCGCGGGAGGTGGACATCATCGGCATCATGCGGGCCATGCGCTCCATGGTGAGCGAGGCCGGCATTCGGCCCGAGACTCTCAAGGCGGCCAGCGGTTCCTGTCACGCCAACGGCAACCCCTGGTCCGGCAAGCGCGAAGACCGCTTGGCCTGGACCAAGGGGATCGAGGTGCCCAAGTACGGCCCGGACACCGAGTATCTGCTGTTCGTGTGCTGCACCTCCTGCTACGACCAGCGCAGCCAGAACATCGCCCGCAGCCTGGTCAAGCTTCTGGACGCGGCCGGGGTCTCCTACGGCATCATCGGCCAGGAGGAGAGCTGCTGCGGCGAGAGCATCCGCAAAAGCGGCGACGAGGAGCTGTTTAATAAGCTGGCGACCTCCAACATCGAGCTGTTCGCCCGCGAGGGGGTCAAGAAGATCATCACCACCAGCCCCCACTGCCTCAAGACCTTTACCAGCGAATACCCCGAACTGGGCGGCGACTACGAGGTGGTGCACTCCAGCCAGCTGTTGGCCCACCTGGTGAGCGAGGGTAAGCTCAAGCTCAAGGGCAAGGACGGCCGCAAGGTGGCTTTCCACGATCCCTGCTACCTGGGCCGCCACAGCAACGTGTTCAGCGAGCCCCGCGAGCTGTTGGACGCGGCCGGAGCCGAGGTGGTGCCCATGGCCCGCGAGGAGAAGTTCTCCCTGTGCTGCGGCGGCGGAGGCGGCCGGGTGTGGATGGAGACCCCCCAGGAGCAGCGTTTCAGCGTGCTTCGGGTGCAGGAAGCCGCCCAGGCCGGGGCCGAGGTGTTGGCCACCTCCTGCCCCTATTGCATCTCTTTGTTGGAGGACAGCCGCAAGACCGAGGGTCTGGAAGATTCCCTGGAGGTCCTGGAGGTCAGCGAGCTTCTGGCCCGCGACCTGGCCTGA
- a CDS encoding sigma-54 interaction domain-containing protein, which translates to MAQQAGQDEYNQYWRTVINTMQDGLMVVDPGGLIVSVNPAFEELTGYSASELVGSPCTLLECDSCDYPKNPRGVLQCDLFKKGAIQRCRCTLRKKDGSPLYVLKNAAVIQGPEGETMGGVETLTDLSEAVARERELVSLRRQMGMDEVFQGMVGRSPAMLRLFSLIESAADSDAPVLITGESGTGKEMVAEALHRLGRRAKGPLIKVNCASLNENILESELFGHVKGAFTGADANRMGRFEAAKGGDFLLDEVGDLPPATQVKLLRVLQEKVIERVGDIKPIPVDVRIIAATHRDLKELVAQGRFREDLYYRVAVVPIRTPALRERREDVPLLVEAFLKRILQRSGKDISGVDKAAMDLLLAYDWPGNVRELINALEYAVVLCPGGNIQPDHLPESLRQEPSQTAPAQSPAPSRGVSQPDERERIISALQQAGGRREEAAGLLGISRVTLWKKIKAYGIQIENQIK; encoded by the coding sequence GTGGCCCAGCAAGCCGGTCAGGACGAGTACAACCAGTATTGGCGCACGGTGATCAACACCATGCAGGACGGCCTGATGGTGGTGGACCCAGGTGGCCTTATCGTCAGCGTGAACCCGGCCTTTGAGGAGCTCACCGGCTACAGCGCCTCCGAGCTGGTGGGCAGCCCCTGCACCCTTTTGGAATGCGATTCCTGCGACTACCCCAAGAACCCGCGCGGGGTGTTGCAGTGCGATTTGTTCAAAAAGGGGGCCATCCAGCGCTGCCGCTGCACTCTGCGCAAAAAGGACGGCTCACCCCTGTACGTGCTCAAGAACGCGGCGGTGATCCAGGGTCCGGAGGGCGAGACCATGGGCGGGGTGGAGACCCTCACCGACCTCAGCGAGGCGGTGGCCCGCGAAAGGGAGCTGGTGAGCCTGCGCCGCCAGATGGGCATGGACGAGGTGTTCCAGGGCATGGTGGGGCGCTCGCCGGCCATGCTGCGCCTGTTCAGCCTAATCGAGAGCGCGGCCGATTCCGACGCCCCGGTGCTCATCACCGGCGAGAGCGGCACGGGCAAGGAGATGGTGGCCGAGGCCCTGCACCGCCTGGGGCGGCGCGCCAAGGGCCCGCTCATCAAGGTGAACTGCGCCTCGCTCAACGAGAACATCCTGGAGAGCGAGCTGTTCGGCCACGTCAAGGGGGCCTTCACCGGGGCCGACGCCAACCGCATGGGCCGCTTCGAGGCGGCCAAGGGGGGCGACTTTTTGCTGGACGAGGTGGGCGACCTGCCTCCGGCCACCCAGGTGAAGCTCTTGCGGGTGCTGCAGGAAAAGGTCATCGAGCGGGTGGGCGACATCAAGCCCATTCCGGTGGACGTGCGCATCATCGCGGCCACCCACCGGGACCTCAAGGAACTGGTGGCCCAGGGCCGCTTCCGGGAAGACCTCTACTACCGGGTGGCCGTGGTGCCCATTCGCACCCCCGCCCTGCGCGAGCGGCGCGAGGACGTGCCCCTGCTGGTGGAGGCCTTCTTGAAGCGCATCCTGCAGCGCAGCGGCAAGGACATCTCCGGGGTAGACAAGGCGGCCATGGATCTGTTGCTGGCCTACGACTGGCCGGGCAATGTGCGCGAGCTGATCAACGCCCTGGAGTACGCGGTGGTGCTCTGCCCCGGCGGCAACATCCAGCCCGACCATTTGCCCGAGAGCCTGCGCCAAGAACCAAGCCAAACCGCTCCGGCCCAGAGCCCGGCCCCTTCCAGGGGAGTTTCCCAGCCGGACGAGCGGGAGCGCATCATTTCGGCCCTGCAACAGGCGGGGGGCCGCCGCGAGGAAGCGGCCGGCCTGCTGGGCATCAGCCGGGTAACCTTGTGGAAAAAAATCAAGGCCTACGGCATTCAGATCGAAAACCAGATCAAATAA
- a CDS encoding CPBP family intramembrane glutamic endopeptidase, with the protein MSSPTATRQPGRARLWAECLGLFFAAPVGLYFLRHQLAHRVIPLIIVAAGFCAWYLLKERDFDRAAIWRVRGLGRHLKEMLLGLALPLVPLALVSYFFLHDKFLAMPTSHLAGWLSLLLLYPVLAAYPQEVVFRGFFFQRYRPLFPDPRIMVLASGVSFGLAHVFYGNWVAPVIAGLGGLLFGYRYLRSKSLVAVGMEHGLWGNLLYTLGLGWFFYSGCIS; encoded by the coding sequence ATGTCCAGCCCAACCGCCACCCGCCAACCGGGCCGCGCCCGTCTATGGGCCGAATGCCTGGGCCTGTTTTTCGCGGCGCCGGTGGGGCTGTATTTCCTGCGGCACCAACTGGCCCACCGGGTGATCCCCCTGATTATCGTGGCCGCCGGGTTCTGCGCCTGGTATCTGCTCAAGGAGCGCGACTTCGACCGGGCGGCCATCTGGCGGGTGCGGGGTCTGGGGCGCCACCTCAAGGAAATGCTGCTGGGCCTGGCCCTGCCCCTGGTGCCCCTGGCCCTGGTCAGCTATTTCTTCCTGCACGACAAGTTTTTGGCCATGCCCACCAGCCATCTGGCGGGCTGGCTGAGCCTGCTATTGCTTTACCCCGTGCTGGCCGCCTATCCCCAAGAGGTGGTGTTCCGGGGATTTTTCTTCCAGCGCTACCGCCCCCTGTTCCCAGACCCCAGGATAATGGTCTTGGCCAGCGGGGTCAGCTTCGGCCTGGCCCACGTGTTCTACGGCAACTGGGTGGCCCCGGTCATCGCGGGGCTGGGGGGGCTGCTTTTCGGCTACCGCTACCTGCGCTCCAAGTCCCTGGTGGCGGTGGGCATGGAGCACGGCCTGTGGGGCAACCTGCTCTATACCCTGGGCCTGGGCTGGTTTTTCTACAGCGGATGCATCTCCTGA
- a CDS encoding DUF1638 domain-containing protein — MANPDFSNTAIVACGTLSPELKHLQAEGFLNAGKIVYTTPGLHQNCPELERQLTEAVKRVEDDYDKVIVIYGGKYCYVNAADPTRTMAKIIDELGPKVVRVQATHCMDMVASEAERDELAGGEKVWWMTPGWVKYRHKVFEGWDKGIANENFPRHTGGARVLDGVGLCEQYLNEQPEEILDYSDWMGIPLMGVPVTLDRFKKLLTDALEQ, encoded by the coding sequence ATGGCTAACCCTGATTTCAGCAACACGGCCATCGTGGCCTGCGGCACCCTGAGCCCGGAGCTCAAGCATCTCCAGGCCGAGGGATTTTTGAACGCGGGCAAGATCGTCTACACCACCCCCGGCCTGCACCAGAACTGCCCCGAGCTGGAGCGCCAGCTCACCGAGGCGGTGAAGCGGGTCGAGGATGACTACGACAAGGTCATCGTGATCTACGGCGGCAAGTACTGCTACGTCAACGCCGCCGACCCTACCCGCACCATGGCCAAGATCATCGACGAGCTGGGCCCCAAGGTGGTGCGGGTGCAGGCCACCCACTGCATGGACATGGTGGCCTCCGAGGCCGAGCGCGACGAGTTGGCCGGAGGCGAGAAGGTGTGGTGGATGACCCCCGGCTGGGTCAAGTATCGCCACAAGGTCTTCGAGGGCTGGGACAAGGGCATCGCCAACGAGAACTTCCCCCGCCACACCGGCGGGGCCCGGGTCCTGGACGGGGTGGGGCTGTGCGAGCAGTACCTCAACGAGCAGCCCGAGGAGATCCTGGACTACTCCGACTGGATGGGTATCCCCCTGATGGGGGTGCCGGTGACCCTGGATCGCTTCAAGAAGCTCTTGACCGACGCCCTGGAACAATAA
- a CDS encoding FAD-dependent oxidoreductase → MPNGETQKFDSLVLGGGIAGLAAALDLADAGYKVAVVERDATIGGKMIRLSKVFPTLDCASCITTPKMAAAAHHPNITLFTLCRLEGAERADGQVRARITQLPRYVDPAKCIGCRQCEYECPVMVPDQEQGGFTARKAIYIPFSNAIPQLALIDRESCMMCGKCSSICPTGAVDQLMTEREFFIEADTMVLSTGFELMEDFPARAYGAPGLGDNVISSLQMERLLAPHGPYMRVLRPGDGKEPESVAFIQCAGSRDLQLGKSYCSRVCCMYAIKQAMLLSGSLPLADLTIYYMDIRAFGKNYEQFYNNAKAMGVEFVKAKPIIAGNNPDGSVVLRYEDQEGGTGAVSREHDLVVLSLAMLPAFAPERIVPVSAASDGFIDVPQPKLAPTLTEAAGVFTCGAAAGPKDIVDSIAEAGAAALGAAKYLAAKRGGQAA, encoded by the coding sequence ATGCCAAACGGCGAGACCCAAAAATTCGACAGCCTGGTGTTGGGCGGGGGCATAGCCGGCCTGGCCGCGGCCCTGGACCTGGCCGACGCCGGCTACAAGGTGGCCGTGGTGGAGCGCGACGCCACCATCGGCGGCAAGATGATCCGCCTGTCCAAGGTGTTTCCCACCCTGGACTGCGCCAGCTGCATCACCACCCCCAAGATGGCCGCGGCGGCCCACCACCCCAACATCACCCTGTTCACCCTGTGCCGCCTGGAAGGGGCCGAGCGCGCGGACGGCCAGGTGCGGGCCCGCATCACCCAACTGCCCCGCTACGTGGACCCGGCCAAGTGCATCGGCTGCCGCCAGTGCGAGTACGAGTGCCCGGTGATGGTGCCCGACCAGGAGCAGGGCGGCTTCACCGCCCGCAAGGCCATCTACATTCCCTTTTCCAACGCCATACCCCAGTTGGCCCTCATCGACCGCGAAAGCTGCATGATGTGCGGCAAGTGCTCCTCCATCTGCCCCACCGGCGCGGTGGACCAGCTCATGACCGAGCGGGAGTTCTTCATCGAGGCCGACACCATGGTGCTCTCCACCGGTTTCGAGCTGATGGAAGACTTCCCGGCCCGGGCCTACGGTGCGCCGGGCCTGGGGGATAACGTGATCTCCAGCCTGCAGATGGAGCGCCTGCTGGCCCCCCACGGCCCCTACATGCGCGTGCTCCGGCCCGGCGACGGCAAGGAGCCCGAGTCGGTGGCCTTTATCCAGTGCGCGGGCAGCCGCGATTTGCAGTTGGGCAAGTCTTACTGCTCGCGGGTGTGCTGCATGTACGCCATCAAGCAGGCCATGCTGCTCTCGGGATCCCTGCCCCTGGCCGACCTGACCATCTACTACATGGACATCCGGGCCTTCGGCAAAAACTACGAGCAGTTTTACAACAACGCCAAGGCCATGGGCGTGGAGTTCGTCAAGGCCAAGCCCATCATCGCGGGCAACAACCCCGACGGTTCGGTGGTGCTGCGCTACGAGGACCAGGAAGGCGGTACCGGCGCGGTGAGCCGGGAGCACGATCTGGTGGTGCTCTCCCTGGCCATGCTGCCCGCCTTCGCGCCGGAGCGGATCGTGCCGGTCAGCGCGGCCTCTGACGGCTTCATCGACGTGCCCCAGCCCAAGCTGGCCCCCACCCTCACCGAGGCGGCGGGGGTGTTCACCTGCGGCGCGGCGGCCGGGCCCAAGGACATCGTGGACTCTATCGCCGAAGCGGGCGCGGCGGCGCTGGGCGCGGCCAAGTACCTGGCCGCCAAGCGCGGCGGCCAAGCGGCCTGA
- a CDS encoding sulfurtransferase TusA family protein, translating into MSELLSQIPDAATSVDARGSACPGPLLEAKKAIGSVMVGEVLEVLSNDPGTKDDIPIWAKKVGHEYLGHAEADGYERIFVRRQK; encoded by the coding sequence ATGTCCGAGTTGCTCAGCCAAATACCCGACGCCGCCACCAGTGTTGACGCCCGCGGCAGCGCCTGCCCCGGTCCCTTGCTCGAGGCCAAAAAAGCCATCGGCAGCGTGATGGTGGGCGAGGTGCTGGAGGTTCTCTCCAACGATCCCGGCACCAAGGACGACATCCCCATCTGGGCCAAGAAGGTGGGTCACGAGTACCTGGGCCATGCCGAGGCTGACGGATACGAGCGCATCTTCGTTCGCCGCCAGAAGTAG
- a CDS encoding arsenate reductase ArsC, with amino-acid sequence MSKDKVLFLCAHGNARGPMAEAFLNEMAGDRFEAQSAGLEPAAIDPLAAAVMDEIGLDIRREQTHNVFDLYRQGHLYAYVITLCTESEKRCPMFPGITHRLHWPVGDPADLPGSPEEQKAAARHIRDQIKKDVQGFLAEHS; translated from the coding sequence ATGTCCAAAGACAAAGTCCTGTTCTTATGCGCCCACGGCAACGCCCGGGGCCCCATGGCCGAGGCCTTTTTAAATGAGATGGCCGGGGATCGTTTCGAGGCTCAGAGCGCCGGCCTGGAGCCGGCCGCTATCGATCCCTTGGCTGCGGCGGTGATGGATGAGATCGGCTTGGACATCAGGCGAGAACAGACCCACAACGTCTTTGACCTGTACCGTCAGGGCCACCTCTACGCCTACGTCATTACCCTTTGCACCGAATCCGAGAAGCGCTGCCCCATGTTTCCGGGCATCACCCACCGCCTCCACTGGCCGGTCGGCGACCCGGCGGACCTGCCGGGCAGCCCGGAGGAACAAAAGGCCGCCGCGCGCCACATCAGGGACCAGATCAAAAAAGACGTGCAAGGCTTCCTAGCCGAACACTCCTAG
- a CDS encoding sulfurtransferase TusA family protein — translation MTPAQDIPPVTARLDTRGQSAAWSILCAERAMQDLGQGQVLEVCISDPQLAIDLPRILHQRGDVLTATRHGGQGILLYVQRGPQEENS, via the coding sequence ATGACCCCAGCGCAAGACATCCCGCCCGTAACCGCCCGCCTGGACACCAGGGGCCAAAGCGCCGCCTGGTCCATCCTCTGCGCCGAGCGGGCGATGCAGGATCTGGGGCAGGGCCAGGTGCTGGAGGTATGCATCAGCGATCCCCAGTTGGCCATCGACCTCCCGCGCATCCTGCACCAACGGGGCGACGTGCTCACCGCCACCCGTCACGGCGGCCAGGGCATCCTGCTTTACGTGCAGCGCGGCCCCCAAGAAGAAAACAGCTAA
- a CDS encoding DsrE family protein — MSEKTEKIVYISTNGGENPEKATLPFVLANAALAMDVEAVVALQGPAVTLAKGDCLKHVFAAGLPPLHELVESFLEQGGVLMVCVPCIKERQIDQADLIEGAVPMAAAKLTAEILSANATLVY; from the coding sequence ATGTCCGAGAAAACCGAAAAGATCGTCTACATCTCCACCAACGGCGGCGAAAACCCGGAGAAAGCCACCTTGCCCTTTGTGCTGGCCAACGCGGCGTTGGCCATGGACGTGGAAGCTGTGGTGGCCCTGCAGGGCCCGGCGGTCACCCTGGCCAAGGGGGACTGCCTCAAGCACGTGTTCGCCGCCGGTCTGCCGCCCTTGCACGAGTTGGTGGAGAGCTTCCTGGAGCAGGGCGGCGTCTTGATGGTCTGCGTGCCCTGCATCAAAGAGCGCCAGATCGACCAGGCTGACCTCATCGAGGGCGCGGTGCCCATGGCCGCGGCCAAGTTGACCGCGGAGATTCTCTCGGCCAACGCCACCCTGGTTTACTAG
- a CDS encoding CoB--CoM heterodisulfide reductase iron-sulfur subunit A family protein, producing MSKLIDGQEPPKIGVYVCHCGGNISDHVEVAKVVEQAGGLANVTVARDNSFMCSDPGQELIIEDIKSGKVNRIVVASCAPSLHETTFRGAIARAGLNPYLYEHANIREQVSWVHHGEGATAKAAALVAAAVGKAGELEALEPIRVEAEAHATVLGGGVAGMSAARDLAAQGLKVALVEKSPFLGGQVAQLDKTFPSGEAAGEVLSALAAQVLGDERITVYTCAELSEYSGYVGSFKLKIRRTPPMGEDLERLGLAGDAASGQFVPFVGVVAGPAPQAAEEVELVSGAMVLATGFEHYTPAMGEYGYAEMPEVITLPELIRIMADESLGGEQLVVNGKAINSLALIHCVGSRQIPGVHQPGPSGQLNQHCSRVCCTATLQAACELRERFPETNVFELYRDIRTYGRGHEEYYLNAGRSGVIFARFEPEAPPVITAGGEDSALTVTVPDKLLAGEELAIGVDLVVLAVGMEPRDNQSLVEKMKLPVGADRFLLEVHPKLRPVELPSAGIYLAGACQAPMDTSEAANAAGAAAAKAGAILSAGFVELDPFVAEVDQSKCVGSGACLAACLADDAIEMIDTPEGKRAQVNPALCMGCGVCVAACEQGAIELAGWTLGQYESMVDAIVAQALPQGA from the coding sequence ATGAGCAAGCTTATCGACGGCCAGGAACCGCCCAAGATCGGGGTCTATGTCTGTCACTGCGGCGGCAACATCTCCGACCACGTGGAAGTGGCCAAGGTGGTGGAGCAGGCCGGCGGCCTGGCCAACGTCACCGTGGCCCGGGACAACAGCTTCATGTGCTCCGATCCGGGGCAGGAGCTGATCATCGAGGACATCAAGTCGGGCAAGGTCAACCGCATCGTGGTGGCCTCCTGCGCCCCGTCCCTGCACGAGACCACCTTCCGGGGGGCCATCGCCCGGGCCGGGCTCAACCCCTACCTCTATGAGCACGCCAACATCCGCGAGCAGGTCTCCTGGGTGCACCACGGCGAGGGGGCCACGGCCAAGGCCGCCGCCCTGGTGGCCGCGGCGGTGGGCAAGGCCGGCGAGCTGGAGGCCCTGGAGCCCATCCGGGTGGAGGCCGAGGCCCACGCCACGGTGCTGGGCGGCGGCGTGGCCGGCATGAGCGCGGCCCGCGACCTGGCCGCCCAGGGCCTCAAGGTGGCCCTGGTGGAAAAGAGCCCCTTCCTGGGCGGGCAGGTGGCCCAGTTGGACAAGACCTTCCCCAGCGGCGAGGCGGCCGGAGAGGTGCTGAGCGCCCTGGCCGCCCAGGTGTTGGGCGACGAGCGCATCACCGTCTACACCTGCGCCGAGCTGAGCGAGTACTCCGGCTACGTGGGGAGCTTCAAGCTCAAGATCCGGCGCACCCCGCCCATGGGCGAAGACCTGGAGCGCCTGGGCTTGGCGGGCGACGCCGCCAGCGGCCAGTTCGTGCCCTTCGTGGGGGTGGTCGCCGGGCCCGCGCCCCAGGCCGCCGAGGAGGTGGAGCTGGTCAGCGGGGCCATGGTCCTGGCCACCGGGTTCGAGCACTACACCCCGGCGATGGGCGAGTACGGCTACGCCGAGATGCCCGAGGTCATTACCCTGCCCGAGCTCATCCGCATCATGGCCGACGAGTCGCTCGGCGGCGAGCAACTGGTGGTCAACGGCAAGGCCATTAACAGCCTGGCCCTGATCCACTGCGTGGGCAGCCGCCAGATTCCGGGGGTGCACCAGCCCGGCCCCAGCGGCCAGCTGAACCAGCACTGCTCCCGGGTGTGCTGCACCGCCACCCTGCAGGCGGCCTGCGAGTTGCGCGAGAGGTTCCCCGAGACCAACGTGTTCGAGCTCTACCGCGACATCCGCACCTATGGCCGGGGACACGAGGAGTATTACCTGAACGCCGGCCGCTCCGGGGTGATCTTCGCCCGCTTCGAGCCCGAGGCCCCGCCGGTGATAACCGCGGGCGGCGAGGACAGCGCCCTCACCGTGACCGTGCCGGACAAGCTTTTGGCCGGGGAGGAGCTGGCCATCGGGGTGGACCTGGTGGTGCTGGCCGTGGGCATGGAGCCCCGGGACAACCAGTCCCTGGTGGAGAAGATGAAGCTGCCGGTGGGCGCGGACCGTTTCCTCCTGGAGGTGCATCCCAAGCTGCGCCCGGTGGAGCTGCCCTCGGCGGGCATCTACCTGGCCGGGGCCTGCCAGGCCCCCATGGACACCTCCGAGGCGGCCAACGCGGCGGGCGCGGCGGCGGCCAAGGCCGGGGCCATCCTGAGCGCCGGTTTCGTGGAGCTGGATCCCTTCGTGGCCGAGGTGGACCAGAGCAAGTGCGTGGGCAGCGGAGCCTGCCTGGCCGCCTGCCTGGCCGACGACGCCATCGAGATGATCGACACCCCGGAGGGCAAGAGGGCCCAGGTAAACCCGGCCCTGTGCATGGGCTGCGGGGTGTGCGTGGCCGCCTGCGAGCAGGGGGCCATCGAGCTGGCCGGTTGGACCCTGGGCCAATACGAGTCCATGGTGGACGCCATCGTGGCCCAAGCCCTGCCGCAAGGAGCGTAA